One segment of Gilliamella sp. ESL0441 DNA contains the following:
- a CDS encoding helix-turn-helix domain-containing protein has product MADFTILNENELRKILKEEISSVFDNYSDLFNQSNELPVVDTINLTSAIAFLAENGYDISKSKLYKLSSERKIPCKKFGNKLIFSRKELLDWMQSNTRSKLTY; this is encoded by the coding sequence ATGGCAGATTTCACAATTTTAAATGAAAACGAATTACGCAAAATCCTTAAAGAGGAAATTTCGAGCGTATTTGATAATTATTCAGATCTTTTTAATCAATCTAACGAATTACCCGTTGTTGATACCATTAACCTCACATCTGCAATTGCTTTTCTTGCGGAAAATGGGTATGACATATCGAAATCCAAATTGTATAAATTATCTTCTGAAAGAAAAATACCCTGCAAAAAATTCGGCAATAAATTGATTTTTTCAAGAAAAGAGCTTTTAGACTGGATGCAGTCCAATACAAGATCAAAACTTACATATTAG
- a CDS encoding helix-turn-helix domain-containing protein: MSANDHASFNNNGQIVLKTEHIYLETHEVCQILLICPRTLSRLRDKKKVTYLRKGTRIIYRFSEIERIVEERLICCKVKSVSNLHMNYINYLTNTIK; this comes from the coding sequence ATGAGCGCTAATGATCATGCCTCTTTCAACAACAATGGTCAAATAGTATTGAAAACTGAGCATATCTATTTAGAAACCCATGAAGTTTGTCAAATACTACTTATTTGTCCAAGGACGCTATCTCGGTTAAGAGATAAAAAAAAAGTTACGTATTTAAGAAAAGGAACTAGGATTATATACAGATTTTCGGAAATAGAAAGAATCGTTGAAGAGAGACTAATATGTTGTAAAGTAAAGTCCGTCTCAAACTTGCATATGAACTATATAAACTACTTAACCAATACTATTAAATAA
- a CDS encoding helix-turn-helix domain-containing protein: MITLEELEKRLQKTEQKLLEKLEKIEKLFYFKNCITEQNYFDNQDLCQLLNISKATLQRYRSMGLLKYQKIGKKIFYTQENIQEFIHNNNKKIEL; encoded by the coding sequence ATGATCACTCTTGAAGAACTAGAAAAAAGACTACAAAAAACAGAACAAAAATTGTTGGAAAAACTGGAAAAAATTGAAAAGTTATTTTATTTCAAAAACTGCATTACAGAACAAAATTATTTTGATAATCAGGATCTATGTCAATTATTAAATATTAGCAAAGCTACCCTTCAAAGATATAGATCTATGGGACTTTTAAAGTATCAAAAAATCGGAAAAAAAATATTTTATACACAAGAAAATATACAAGAATTTATCCATAACAATAATAAGAAAATCGAATTATAA
- a CDS encoding DUF3945 domain-containing protein, which yields MKKEEEKEVLLVREKENNNIKVVTGMDEKGDVKSVAPENKNKSKFLLLDNNNNVLENFMKNFWNQCKNPYGYDFFKVPAIDVESYAAQIKQIVDEPEAKEVISTIKVEPSQYNKPTYKPISEDEIDWEQLNSLGITKETLEKTKCLENLLNYKKTPILLSIKAECLGQPFYTDARLSLRRDDQGKVNIAVHPHRHKPNLNVPFFGLELTALDKLSLLNTGHLGRLADLNIKGQIVQSFVSLDKLTNELVAVRADKIKIPDELKEVPLTQKQQQALREGRSIYLTDMVSKNGSLFSAKVTVSADTRNLSFEFLNNEKQSKNQKNDDLIDFKLPNTLLGKELSEEDKIKLRKGETIFLTGLTKNNKVFDSFIKISNDQKKLEFMSKNYQNREEINRNAESLISSSNTNKTQRKI from the coding sequence ATGAAAAAAGAAGAAGAAAAAGAAGTATTATTAGTAAGAGAAAAAGAAAACAATAATATTAAAGTAGTTACAGGAATGGACGAAAAAGGTGATGTAAAGAGTGTCGCTCCTGAAAACAAAAACAAATCTAAATTTTTATTGCTAGACAATAATAATAATGTACTTGAAAACTTTATGAAGAATTTTTGGAATCAGTGCAAAAATCCTTACGGATATGATTTTTTTAAAGTACCTGCAATAGATGTAGAAAGTTATGCTGCTCAAATAAAACAAATTGTTGATGAACCCGAAGCAAAAGAAGTTATTTCAACCATAAAAGTAGAACCTTCTCAATACAACAAACCAACCTATAAACCGATTAGTGAAGATGAAATTGACTGGGAACAATTAAACTCGTTAGGGATAACTAAAGAAACGTTGGAGAAAACGAAATGTTTAGAAAATTTATTAAACTATAAAAAAACACCCATATTATTATCGATAAAAGCAGAATGCTTAGGGCAACCCTTTTATACAGATGCTCGGTTATCATTACGTAGAGATGATCAAGGTAAAGTAAATATAGCTGTACATCCACACAGGCATAAGCCCAATCTGAATGTTCCATTTTTTGGTTTAGAACTTACAGCATTAGATAAATTATCATTGTTGAATACCGGTCATTTAGGACGTTTAGCAGATTTAAACATAAAGGGACAAATAGTTCAAAGCTTTGTATCGTTAGATAAATTAACTAATGAATTGGTTGCCGTACGAGCTGATAAAATTAAAATTCCAGATGAATTAAAAGAAGTTCCATTAACACAGAAACAACAACAGGCTCTAAGGGAAGGAAGATCAATATACCTTACAGATATGGTATCTAAAAATGGAAGTTTATTTAGTGCAAAAGTTACTGTTTCGGCAGATACTCGAAACCTAAGTTTTGAATTTCTTAATAATGAAAAACAATCTAAAAATCAGAAAAATGATGATTTAATCGACTTTAAACTACCCAATACCTTACTCGGAAAAGAATTGAGTGAAGAAGATAAAATTAAACTTAGGAAAGGTGAAACTATCTTTTTAACAGGATTAACCAAAAATAACAAAGTATTCGATTCATTTATAAAGATAAGTAACGACCAAAAAAAGCTTGAATTTATGTCAAAAAATTATCAAAATAGAGAGGAAATCAATCGCAATGCAGAATCTCTAATTTCCTCATCTAACACAAATAAAACTCAAAGAAAAATCTAA